A section of the Marinoscillum sp. 108 genome encodes:
- a CDS encoding SiaC family regulatory phosphoprotein has protein sequence MTVNQHSSRPYNLDSLSLMVSHFGTRVIEPTPKTPFVCYDEFNQVLMVKGNSTNPDMQKFYHEILTDVKANLEETDQLTVSFYFQNINTSTAKVLFDFFKYLRSMRAVGKRIHVIWSAEADNEMMETGRDFAEIYDMDFHYLAA, from the coding sequence ATGACAGTAAATCAGCATTCCTCTCGACCTTACAACCTTGACAGTCTTTCACTCATGGTGTCTCACTTCGGAACACGGGTGATAGAGCCTACTCCCAAAACACCTTTCGTTTGTTATGATGAGTTCAACCAGGTGTTGATGGTGAAGGGAAATTCGACAAACCCGGATATGCAGAAGTTTTATCATGAGATACTGACTGATGTGAAAGCCAACCTGGAGGAGACCGACCAACTGACCGTGAGCTTTTACTTTCAAAACATTAATACGAGTACGGCCAAAGTACTCTTTGATTTTTTCAAATACCTGAGAAGTATGCGCGCTGTGGGTAAGCGTATACACGTCATCTGGAGTGCCGAAGCTGATAATGAGATGATGGAGACAGGTAGAGACTTTGCGGAGATTTATGACATGGATTTTCACTACCTGGCTGCCTAA
- a CDS encoding aminodeoxychorismate synthase component I, whose protein sequence is MLEREEAIARMNELGARGIPFFFFTDFLGHRCLIQPLDEINPSVLRFAIDQPAAKDRKPAFHFKKHPLTQAQFHGPFRYVVEQINYGNSYLVNLTFKTTIETNLSLADIYELSRAKYKLLYQDQFVVFSPETFVKIADGRIYSYPMKGTIDASLPNAEAQILNDPKETAEHVTIVDLIRNDLSQIASEVQVSRFRFISEVKTHEKKLLQVSSEITGKLPADYHQTLGSMFFQLLPAGSISGAPKKETVHIIETAETYDRGFYTGVCGLFDGKDLDTGVMIRFIEKEGDQLYYKSGGGITSFSDEAREYQEIIDKIYLPI, encoded by the coding sequence ATGCTTGAACGGGAAGAAGCGATAGCGCGGATGAATGAACTGGGTGCCCGTGGCATCCCCTTTTTCTTTTTCACCGACTTTCTGGGTCACCGCTGCCTCATCCAGCCATTGGACGAAATCAACCCATCAGTGTTGAGGTTTGCCATCGACCAACCTGCCGCCAAAGACCGGAAGCCCGCTTTTCATTTCAAAAAACACCCCCTGACACAAGCGCAGTTTCACGGGCCGTTTCGCTATGTGGTGGAGCAGATCAACTATGGCAACTCCTACCTGGTGAACCTCACTTTCAAAACGACCATAGAAACCAACCTCTCTCTTGCCGACATCTACGAGCTTAGCAGGGCCAAATACAAACTCCTTTATCAAGACCAGTTTGTGGTTTTTTCTCCCGAAACTTTCGTGAAAATAGCAGATGGGCGCATCTACAGCTACCCCATGAAGGGAACGATAGACGCTTCCCTGCCCAATGCCGAGGCGCAAATCCTCAACGACCCGAAAGAAACGGCCGAGCATGTGACCATCGTGGACCTGATCAGAAACGACCTCAGCCAGATCGCCAGTGAGGTGCAGGTGTCACGGTTTAGGTTTATCTCAGAAGTGAAAACCCACGAAAAGAAACTCCTGCAGGTGAGCTCCGAGATCACCGGAAAGCTCCCTGCCGACTATCACCAAACTCTGGGAAGCATGTTCTTTCAGCTGCTACCCGCTGGCAGTATCTCTGGAGCTCCTAAGAAAGAGACCGTCCACATTATAGAGACTGCCGAGACTTATGATCGCGGCTTCTACACCGGGGTGTGTGGCCTGTTTGATGGCAAAGACCTGGACACTGGTGTGATGATCCGGTTTATTGAGAAAGAAGGCGACCAGCTCTACTACAAAAGTGGCGGCGGCATCACCTCCTTTAGCGATGAAGCCCGGGAGTACCAGGAGATCATTGATAAGATCTATCTGCCTATTTGA
- a CDS encoding SiaC family regulatory phosphoprotein, whose amino-acid sequence MITHYATDTTHLHGFIPKWTSNLMLDSTGATPFVSYDKETKFLIIKGHASDPHIQEFFDPIFSAVKRDTVDSKNLRVYFYFKSMNTGTVRVLFDLFKYLRVRVAAGTKVQVVWGADACDHEMMETGRELSELYDLNFRYLAA is encoded by the coding sequence ATGATTACTCACTACGCTACAGACACCACTCACCTCCATGGGTTTATTCCCAAATGGACCTCAAACCTGATGCTGGATTCCACAGGGGCCACTCCCTTTGTCAGCTATGATAAGGAGACAAAATTCCTGATTATCAAGGGACATGCCAGCGATCCTCATATACAGGAGTTTTTTGATCCTATCTTCTCGGCTGTAAAAAGAGATACTGTTGACTCCAAAAACCTGAGGGTCTACTTCTACTTCAAGTCGATGAACACGGGTACGGTAAGGGTTTTATTTGACCTGTTCAAATATTTGCGGGTGCGAGTGGCAGCAGGCACCAAAGTACAGGTGGTTTGGGGTGCTGATGCCTGTGATCATGAAATGATGGAAACCGGGCGCGAGCTCTCAGAGCTATATGATTTGAATTTCAGATATTTGGCAGCCTAG
- a CDS encoding ABC transporter permease: MIRNLLTIALRRVKRQRSLTLLHILGLSIGLMSCIFVWLYSNEELSFDQFHEQGDRIYRINQTFIWGDDDALFGSTGPAVMGALWREVPEFESMTRVHTPGNFLISHSNALGEPQVFEEEHLLAVDSNFLEIFTFPLLQGNPKTALINPKSIVLTASMAQKYFGNENALGKQLELGEQPNKQSYLITGVAADVPANSHIQFDFLLSMSSFPRVKKSDDSWMWTTFVTFGLLRADADPGVVAQKVAAVPGKYLEAFLQKYRGISYEEFLASGEEWNLYIQPFLDTHLRSTHVYSRLNEVSDINTLYILWLIAGLILTLSMINFVNLSTAKATTRAKEVGIRKVIGSARKQLIVQFLVESFIYVIGAVIVSLFLVEFLLPAFNGITAKSISITQLFSPDFILVLFVLTLVIGLLSGLYPAFYLSSFRPALVLKGKNMQGLGGTRTRNTLVTAQFAISIAMITCTLIVRDQVEFWKNADLGFDRENKIIIEHAERLGTSVEAYENMLLQHPLVERVSHSSDTPPMIFDFDNFVRNGEEQRNISVNYLTSDEHFLEVYGLSLMMGRNFSREFTETHHIIVNESLTKSFGFDTPEDALNQPITYNEVDYKIIGIVRDFNSNLSDQIYPTAIFDASAPIFRDPSTELTVSLVRDLTADETMDLLSDFESNWNLIQSSAPFDYTFMDQEFLQFFKETIRFSHILKALASLAIFIACLGLIGLVAFVIEKRNKEIGIRKVLGASVTNIWILLSGNFGRLLLIGFVIATPLSWYLMAQWLESFPMRTTISVFTLVASGVLMLLIAVITMSFQTLKASRMNPVDYLKEE; encoded by the coding sequence ATGATCCGCAACCTGCTTACTATTGCACTCAGACGAGTGAAAAGACAGCGCTCTCTCACCCTACTCCATATCCTGGGGCTCTCCATCGGCCTGATGTCCTGCATATTCGTATGGCTTTACTCCAATGAGGAGCTCAGCTTTGATCAATTTCATGAGCAGGGAGATCGGATTTATAGGATCAATCAGACCTTTATCTGGGGTGATGACGATGCCCTTTTCGGTTCCACCGGCCCTGCGGTGATGGGCGCGCTCTGGCGCGAGGTGCCAGAGTTTGAAAGCATGACCCGCGTGCACACACCGGGTAATTTTTTGATCTCACATAGCAATGCTCTGGGTGAGCCACAGGTCTTCGAAGAAGAGCACCTTTTGGCCGTGGACTCCAATTTTCTGGAAATCTTTACCTTCCCGCTGCTCCAGGGTAACCCAAAGACTGCCCTCATCAACCCTAAGAGCATTGTGCTGACAGCCAGCATGGCTCAGAAATACTTTGGTAATGAAAACGCCCTTGGCAAGCAGCTAGAACTCGGCGAGCAACCCAATAAGCAGTCTTACCTGATCACGGGTGTGGCAGCGGATGTTCCTGCCAATTCTCACATTCAGTTTGACTTCCTCCTCTCCATGTCGTCCTTCCCCAGGGTTAAAAAATCGGATGACTCCTGGATGTGGACCACCTTTGTGACCTTTGGGCTACTCCGGGCAGATGCAGACCCAGGCGTGGTGGCTCAGAAAGTGGCAGCCGTGCCCGGCAAATACCTGGAGGCTTTTCTACAAAAGTACAGAGGGATCAGCTATGAGGAGTTTCTGGCCTCTGGCGAGGAATGGAACCTCTACATCCAGCCCTTTCTGGATACTCACCTGCGCTCCACGCACGTGTATTCCAGGTTAAATGAAGTCTCAGACATCAATACCCTCTATATACTGTGGTTGATCGCCGGGCTCATCCTCACCCTGTCCATGATCAATTTTGTGAACCTATCCACCGCAAAGGCCACCACCAGAGCCAAGGAAGTGGGAATAAGAAAAGTCATCGGCTCGGCAAGAAAACAGTTGATTGTTCAGTTTCTGGTAGAGTCATTCATTTACGTGATAGGCGCGGTGATCGTCTCTTTGTTTCTGGTAGAGTTTCTCCTGCCTGCCTTCAATGGCATCACCGCAAAAAGCATTTCCATTACCCAGTTATTCTCCCCGGATTTTATTCTCGTCCTCTTCGTGCTCACGCTGGTGATCGGTCTGTTAAGTGGACTCTATCCTGCCTTTTATCTGTCTTCATTCAGGCCCGCACTGGTACTCAAAGGCAAAAACATGCAGGGACTCGGTGGTACCCGCACAAGAAATACATTGGTGACTGCTCAGTTTGCCATCTCCATCGCCATGATCACCTGCACGCTGATCGTGCGGGACCAGGTAGAGTTCTGGAAAAACGCTGACCTGGGTTTCGATCGGGAAAACAAAATCATCATTGAGCATGCCGAGCGACTGGGCACCTCAGTGGAGGCTTACGAAAACATGCTATTGCAGCACCCACTGGTGGAGCGTGTCTCACACTCCTCCGATACCCCACCCATGATCTTTGATTTTGACAACTTTGTGCGGAACGGAGAGGAGCAAAGAAACATCTCCGTCAACTACCTGACCAGCGACGAGCACTTTCTGGAGGTGTACGGACTCAGTCTCATGATGGGCAGAAACTTCTCACGTGAGTTCACCGAAACACATCACATCATCGTCAATGAATCCCTGACCAAATCCTTTGGGTTTGACACCCCTGAGGATGCGCTGAATCAACCCATCACTTACAATGAGGTGGACTATAAGATCATTGGCATTGTCCGCGATTTCAACAGCAACCTTTCTGATCAGATTTATCCTACGGCCATTTTCGACGCCAGCGCACCTATCTTCAGAGATCCCTCTACAGAGCTTACGGTGAGCCTGGTGAGAGACCTCACCGCAGATGAGACCATGGACTTATTATCAGACTTTGAATCCAACTGGAACCTCATTCAGTCATCTGCACCTTTTGACTACACCTTTATGGATCAGGAATTTCTCCAGTTCTTCAAGGAAACCATTCGGTTTAGCCACATCCTGAAAGCCCTGGCTTCCCTGGCCATATTTATTGCCTGCCTGGGACTGATCGGTTTGGTCGCTTTTGTGATAGAGAAACGCAACAAGGAGATCGGGATCAGAAAAGTCCTCGGTGCCTCGGTTACCAACATCTGGATACTCCTTTCGGGCAACTTCGGCAGGCTGCTGCTGATTGGTTTTGTGATCGCTACACCACTCAGCTGGTACCTGATGGCTCAATGGCTGGAGAGCTTCCCTATGCGCACCACTATTTCGGTATTTACCTTGGTAGCCTCTGGCGTGCTCATGTTGCTAATTGCGGTCATCACCATGAGCTTTCAGACCCTCAAAGCCTCCCGAATGAATCCGGTGGATTATCTGAAGGAGGAGTAA
- a CDS encoding SiaC family regulatory phosphoprotein, with translation MITHYATNAALAHQFISKRSELTIEPTVNTPFLRYSSAHQLLMIKGSSVKPDMHEFYSNALETFKTELRDSDRLKVYLCFKDLNTSTAKVLFDLFKYLRTRALRGTDVQVVWGAEVTNQEMIETGRDFSEIYELKFRFLTDLDF, from the coding sequence ATGATTACTCACTACGCCACAAATGCCGCCCTTGCCCACCAGTTCATCTCCAAAAGATCAGAACTAACCATTGAACCTACCGTCAATACCCCGTTTTTGCGATACAGCAGTGCACATCAGCTGCTGATGATCAAAGGCAGCTCTGTGAAGCCAGACATGCACGAGTTCTACAGTAATGCACTGGAAACTTTCAAAACCGAGCTTCGCGATAGCGACAGACTCAAAGTTTATCTGTGTTTCAAAGACCTGAATACCAGTACCGCTAAAGTATTGTTTGACCTTTTCAAATACCTGAGAACGCGTGCCCTGCGAGGTACGGATGTACAGGTGGTGTGGGGTGCGGAAGTCACCAACCAAGAAATGATAGAAACCGGAAGAGACTTTTCAGAAATTTATGAATTGAAATTCAGGTTTCTGACGGATTTAGATTTTTAA
- a CDS encoding DUF6787 family protein — MSWLDRLQARWNLKSSFHVFIVLIVFACTGFTVLFLKRPVVSFFTADGEQNIWFSLAYYILILPIYNLILLFYGFVFGQFRFFWAFEKRMFRRLTGKKDNA, encoded by the coding sequence ATGAGTTGGCTTGACCGACTGCAAGCCCGCTGGAACTTAAAAAGCAGCTTTCATGTGTTCATCGTGCTCATCGTTTTTGCCTGCACCGGCTTCACGGTGCTCTTCCTCAAGCGGCCTGTGGTTTCCTTTTTCACTGCTGATGGTGAGCAAAACATCTGGTTTTCGCTGGCTTACTACATTCTCATCCTGCCCATTTACAATCTCATTCTGCTATTTTATGGATTTGTATTCGGCCAGTTCCGCTTTTTCTGGGCATTTGAAAAACGCATGTTTAGACGACTGACAGGCAAAAAAGACAATGCTTGA
- a CDS encoding aminotransferase class IV, which produces MSRFIETICFENGIYPMLAWHQQRVDRTFKKHFPGMPPHQLTDALPALSFEERYKVRVVYDGELTEVEFSQYTLRPLKRIQLVHDDSISYTYKYENRKALTKLFEQRGSADEILIVKKGALTDSYFANVVFWDGEAWWTPKTYLLNGVRRQQLISMGKIKEVEMTIDDLRSFEKVSLVNAMVDLGESELPVSEVRGINS; this is translated from the coding sequence ATGAGCCGATTCATTGAAACCATCTGTTTTGAAAATGGAATTTATCCCATGCTGGCATGGCACCAGCAGCGGGTCGACAGAACATTCAAGAAACACTTTCCGGGTATGCCCCCTCATCAGCTCACTGACGCTTTGCCGGCACTGTCGTTTGAGGAGCGCTACAAGGTGCGCGTGGTGTATGATGGCGAGCTGACCGAAGTGGAGTTTTCTCAGTATACACTCCGCCCGTTGAAGCGCATTCAGCTCGTGCATGATGACTCCATCAGCTACACTTACAAGTATGAAAACCGCAAGGCGCTCACGAAACTCTTTGAGCAGCGCGGATCAGCAGACGAAATATTGATAGTGAAAAAGGGAGCCCTGACCGACAGCTACTTTGCCAATGTGGTCTTCTGGGATGGAGAGGCCTGGTGGACACCCAAGACGTATTTGCTCAATGGGGTGAGAAGGCAGCAGCTGATCAGTATGGGTAAAATAAAGGAGGTAGAAATGACCATAGACGACCTCAGGTCGTTTGAAAAGGTAAGTCTGGTCAATGCCATGGTAGACCTGGGGGAAAGTGAGCTTCCCGTGAGTGAAGTCCGTGGGATAAACAGCTGA